The segment TCTGGTAATTTGCTTGATCAGGTTGATGACCGTGCAGCTGCCCTTGCCAGGAAACCTTCAGAACCAAAACCTCAGAAAACTCTCAGCAGGCCAATAGAGAAGTTCCAAACAGAAATCCTCCCTCCTAAATCAGCAAAATCAATTCCAATTACTCACCATAAGCTTTTGTCCCCTATTAAGAGTCCTGCTTTCATACCAAGTAAGAATGCTGCTCTCATAATGGAAGCTGCTGCAAAAATAATAGATTCTGGACCTTCAGCAACTACCAAGAGTAAAATGTCTCTGATTGGATCTTCTTCAGTACCCTTGAAATTACAagctccaaaagaaaagatagaTATACCACAAAGACTGCCTTCAGTTAGGTCCTCTTCAGTTAGCTTGAAGGtcaaagaattaaaagaaaggaCCGAAGCCTCTCATAAATCAACCAGGTTTCTTGAAACTTCTAGAAAGCCGACTGAATCAAATGCTTCCAGGCTTTTGAAGGGACAATCTATGAACAAAAGCTGGGATGGATCTCAAGATACATCATCATTCAAGGTCTTACCTGATGTGGAACACGGTTCAAAGAACAAGGGAAAATCCATATCACTTGCAATACAAGCAAAAGTTAATGtacaaagaagagaaaatgtgAATACCGATAGCCATAGAAATTTTACCGGCCAGAAACAACAGACTGAGGTCAAGTCAAGCCAGCCCTTTAAGACACAGACAAACACTAGGAAAAATCTGCATGTGCAATCCTCTGCTTGCAATGCTTCTTGTAACCAGCCTCTCAAGCAGAACAACCAGAAACAAAACTGCCATGTTGATAGAGTAAAATCAAAGAACTCAAGTTCCAACACTGAGGGCCAGAAACCGCTTACTGGAGATTCGTCTTTTGGACGTCGAAGAAATGTAGGACGAGCTGTCGTTGGCTCAAGAGTTGGTGTCAGGAAGTCAGCCTTAGAAACATCTGACAGGGAAAAGGAAGACTTGAATTCTAATGCAAAAAATCTCCCTAGGAAGAAACGGTCAATAGATAGAGATCAACGCTTTGACAAGAAACAGGCCACGGAGAATATGTTAAATGATAAAAACCAGATGTCAGTTCattcaaataatattgttGATAGATCTTCTAGTAGTTTGGCTCAAGAATGCAGAAAAAATGGCACAGATGTTGTTTCTTTTACATTTACTGCACCACTTACAAGGAAGGTGCCCGGATCTGACACTTCTGGGCACattgaatcaaaatttaaagggTCGCTTGGACCAGATAGTTTGAAGTCATCCTCAATGGAGTGCAATATTATTGGAGAAAATACCTTGAGTGCACTTTTAGAGCAGAAGCTAAGAGAATTGATTGACAAGGTCGAGTCCCCTAGCCTTGGATCCATCGTTGGGGGATCTGAGAGTTCTTGTTTATCGACGTCTGATTATCTTTCACACTCTCTTGATACACTCGATACAATGTCATCAGAGTTGAATGAGAGGAACCAACACAGTAGTTCTGTTCACAGCAAGCCTGCTGCccaatataattttgattgcGCTTCAACTGATTCTTTGTCACAAGGATTAAAGCATGAATTCCCGGTATGTGAACtttgttttcatcttcttgAAGATTCATTTgttaatttcattcaattccAGGGACAAGCAATTGTTAATTATAGTTCTTCATGAGTGTTGCCTTAAAATATATCCTTGATATGCTAAAGATCATCTATTTGTTCTGGAACATCGTTTTTTCAGTTAGTTGATGAGATTGAAGAATGTAGCAGCAGTAATAGTATTGTTTCTCACACTGGGCAGTCGCTCAAAGTTCGACATCCGAGTCCCGTCTCGATTCTCGATCATTCGTTTTCTTCAGAAAGCTGTGACTCATCAGATAGTAACAGCAGAGAAGGTAGATGATTTTTCTGTACTAAGAAAAATTTACTCTTGTTTGCATTACTCCAAGTTGATCATTCGTTCTGAATCTTCCAATTTACAGGAAACAAGCTTTGTTCTTCAGTCCAAGGTCAAGATGTTCTTGGCATAGGTTTCTTCAAGTTTAATCCAGTTACTGCTGACACAGAGTTACTAGATTCTGCATCCTCCATAACCGACGAAGCTTCAGCCAGTAAGTTCACTGCTTCATCTACCTCAAAAGGTACGAAACGACAGATCGAATGGGAACTTGAATACATAACGGATATACTCAGCAATGTGGAGTTGATGTTTAAGGACTATGTATTGGGGCGTTCTCATGAAGTTATAAATCCTTATCTATTCAATATATTAGAGAATCGAAACAAAGGATCGGGACAAAGCTGCGACGAATTGAGGCTTAGACGGAAGGCGTTATTTGATTGTGTTCGTGAATGTTTGGACTTGAGATGTAGACAGTATGTAGGTGGAGGATTTAAAATGTGGGAGAAAGGAGTGGGAGTTTTGGGAAGAAAGGAGCAGTTAGCCAAAGAGGTTGTGAAGGAGATTTCAGATTGGAGAGGAATGAGGGATTGTATGGTGGATGAACTGGTAGATAAGGACATGAGTTGCTGGTATGGAAGATGGATGGACTTCGACGTTGATGCGTTTACGATCGGAGTCGAAGTCGAGACTCAAATTCTCGATTCTTTAGTTGAAGAAGTGCTTGCTGATATTGTGCTTCCTTGAATTAAACTCAGCCAACCATCTTTTCCAGGTATTCTCTTCCCCCTCTAAATTAAACTGTATTTTGTGAAGTATTTCTGAAATTTTGCTTAGTTGGTGCACAAAATAGGAACGTAGAACTTGCCCTTtcttagacgaacacgactttccacaatggtatgatattgtccactttgagcataagttttCATGActttttgctttgggcttccccaaaaggtctcctaccaatggagagagtattctttgtttataaacccatgatcattccttaaattcattccctaaattagccgaggttggactttcatccaacacctcccctctaacaaagtgcgcctcctcttaatcgaggctcgactcttttggagtcttagtcattttttactgtctTCGAGGAGgtttgactccttttcttttagagtcctttgttcgacatttgaagatttaccaatctattggcacgattaagtttagggcatggtccctatggctctgataccatgttaaactaacacgactctccacaatggtacgatattgtcgactttgagcataagttctcatggctttttgctctgggcttccccaaaaggcctcataccaatggagagagtattctttgtttatacacccatgatcattccctaaattcattttctaaattagccgacgtgggactttcatcatccaacgcCATTTACACACTCATCCAGCCACTATTTGGTAGTTTTTGAGGGCAGGGTACCATAATTTCATaggtttcttttttagttgggAGACATCGTAGGCCCGAAAATTATTGAGAATGCACATGTTTTGTCCACTGTCTTCCATGCTCCTgataaaatttgttgaaatataaCGGAAACCGAAAAACTTAAGCTTTTAGGTTAATGGGTGGTTTAATTTAGTATAAGGCAACAGGTCATGTGTTCAAACTTCTGCAGCGTCGTTTCATCCCTATTTAATGTTGATATTCTCTTGTTGggatttttacaaatttttaaggCCACAAGCGagcaaaaatattaaattttcaaacccTATCTAGTGAAGCTTTTGGATGGATTTGTTGAACCATTAAGAGCAAAGGACGAAATACAACCAATTCTTCAATTGGAGTGATTTCGTTTTATCTTAAATTCGAGAAATCTAAATTGTGGGAGGAGTCATAGCTGTTGTCATGTGAACATGAACAGGTGGATCAAATCCGTGAACTTTGCAAAACTCTTCTCATTTGAATGAATGAGATCGATAATCCAAAAATGTAGATATTAACCAATCCCTGGTCTGATATGTTTCGGTGCAGGTCACGAGGGTGGTACTAGAAGAATCTTCGACTCTATGGAACATGAAATTGGGtgagataaaataattattgtccGGGGGGACACTGGTCATTTTCAAGGACAGTACTTTGACCTTATTACAGCAAATTTGAAGAGCCTATTGACCTTATTCCTTTCCCCATTGGGAGGTAGTATTATATTTAGCCCTTAACCTAAAACCCCATCATCTTCCCACTCCCAATTCAGccattcattattattaaagcTGGAATTCATCGATGAAGGCCAAGCAGAGTAGCACCATTCCacactctccacaattgtgAACCCGTTACCTCGTTTCTCAGCATCAGCCGTGAATTCACATGATCCCAGGTCCCAATTTTCTTCCTCTAGCTTTGGATCCTTCATAGTGGAATTATGGGTCTCTAGTTTTTTCTCCTCATCGTCACAGTCCAATCGAGAAGTGGTGGTGGTAgcctgttcttcttcttcttcttcttcttcttcttcttcttcttcttgattaGGCTTGGATGTTTCAGGTCCCTCAGGTATGGAATTAGGTTGGGCACCTTCTTCTTTTGGTATGGccttcttcatgttcttcttctgTAAAATAGATAGTTTGATGCTGCTTGGTTGTTGACCTCGGCGGCTGCTGGTGGTTCGCTTTGGAATGCCAGAATTCTTTTTGGGGGAGCTGTAGAGTTTCTTACTCAAATGAGAATTCCAGTAGTTTTTTATTTCGTTATCGGTTCGTCCGGGTAAATGTCCAGCAATTAGTGACCACCTACACCAAATCATCCACAATTCATTGCATGAGCACAAAATTCTaggggaaggaaaaaaaaaaaaaaaaagatttttatttttattttcattattttactGTTCTgattctgaaaaaaaaagtatggaTTTTGGTAGcagttttttagttttaaataattagaaaaggaaaaaaaaaaattatttgttttaacaattaaataattggtagctagttttaaataattggtagctattttgttttaacaattatttgatttggtttttaaaattccTTATATTTAAGAAGTATGGTTTTACGAGATGGTTTCATTGATAAATTGAAGGGTTTGGTAATTGAGATGCGgttaataatttttacattaaattttagttcGTGTGAATCAAACCTGTCCTCTATTATGTCTCTTATTGCAGGATGATTAAtcttagattaaatttttcgATAAAAACTCTCATAAATTGACCATTAATGAGAATTCCACGAGCCatactatttataaaataaagtagaaaTTCTTATTTTGCAAACcataaataagaataaacCTTTATCCAACCATAGTTGTGACTAAATTTTTATGTACTATGcatcttatttataaaataaaagtagaaattctttttttttttttttatgtactatgcatcttatttataaaataaaagtagaaattcttatttttgaaACCATAATATTACCTTTCTCCAACTATAATTGTGACTAAATTTTTATGTACTATTGATGTATTAGGTTAATCTTCCTATCTCTATTTATTGCATTAAGAGaacaaaaatcgaaaaaaCTTACTTTTATGTAAAgggattaaaataaagttaaaaaaaaaataataataaatatgaaaatagtattttgattaaaaaaaataaattagttatttttataGCAGCAATagtaattcataattatttcttGAACTATTAAACTCCTTCCAAAAAAGGACAGTAAGTAAGAAAGCGATTGACTCTACAACATTATACTATCACATTCAATACATTACACCAAACAAACATATACTATCACATTCAATACTCATCTAAAATTATCATTCAAACTTATATAAAAGCTACcaatttgaagatttattgaaaaaaacataacgaaaaatttaaaaatatatatatatactaaaaaaataatacttaaatgatgaccaaaaaaaaaagaataacataaaaaaatgaactaaaataaaataagtttatgAGCTCTAGACGATTTATTAAgctaagtaattaattaaagaggcCCAGTACTCTTTAATTAGCTGGCATCCATGAATGAGCTAACCACTGACCACACGTGTGGAAAGttgaaaaattaccaaaaataccaataataattattactaaaagagaaaattctCCCTCcgacaaaaatataaataaaaataaaaatatgaaaacttttaatagcacatttcattgttttaaaggaggaggaggatgatGAGACACGCAATTCGAAAGGGCATGAAAGTGATGCCTCCTTTCTAGCTTTAGGCCCGTGAGCCCAACACAAAAAGGAAATCTTTATGGCATTACATGGAAAATGTGTTACACGTGGTCGTGTCcttttttcgaaaaaaaaaattaattaattttattatctttcttTATAATGTCAAGACATTTAATATGAAAGCGTGAAAAGACTAAACACGACACTCATTGATTTACAACCAAAATGAAgtaaatttagtttatgaatttaatatagatatttataaaattttattgttttataaacataaatcttataaattaaattttttaagtttattaaacttaaaattataaatttataattaaataaacacaaaagtcaaaacttaaaaactaaatttaaaaatctcattttaatatgaatgtttaaatttgattcatatattttaaacttttaataagtttttttttttgttttttttttgaactctaataataattttcatttatataattttttttaaatgttaacaaTACTAATAATACACacttaattttaagatttatgaagaaaaaaaaataggaatcAAGAGACAAATAGAATAAACAAGCAAgagaatcaaatttatattttaaccgaataaaaaaaacaaaaaagaaaaaacaaccaattttttagagagggaaaataaattaattatgactgctggaaaataaattaaataaattaattgccTCAATTTCATGAGCTACAAAACATAAGTACaattaaagttaaatttaaatttgggaaaaaaaacaaaattaaacttagatttttaattaaaacttatgaattaaagaaaaattatttcatagtTTAGTaatgaatttttcaaatttaattttatgcaaAAACTAATGAATTTATGAAGAGTATTACAAAACCTTCCTTGTTTCTAACATCTTCTAACATCTTCCTTGTTACAAAACCTTTCTTTTTAgagtaaatttattttcaagttcaAATGTTTCAGAACGAATTTCATGTTATTATCCACAGATGAATTTCTTTGAAGTTCATAAGGATGTCCTACGAGAAGTTATTAATGAATAcactataaaattttaaaaagtgtgcAAAACAAATTTATCGATTTCTGTTGATAACTTCGACTAAATTCTTTAATACTATATGTATGAGTCATGCATTGGGATTCTATCTATAATAATTTTGCaaaatcaaaaataaaaagtaaatgataataaaaacaaGTTAAAATGTGCCTAAAAACTGATTAtgatgattaaaaaaagagagagagaacgaTGTGGACAAGAACAACAAATCAGAAGTCAGTTAGTGAAGCTTCAAATGAGAATCtcaaaaagaagggaaaaaaggagaaaaaaattaaagaaaaggaTCGAATGTGCCAAAAGAATGATTATCGTCAAGAAAGTAACGACTTAGACCAGAACAATGAAGTTGTCAGTTGTAAagctcaaaatgaaaatcagaAGTGGAAAAAATAATCGtacaaaaaaagagaataaagaaaatgaaattaaaagttcaaatgtGCCAAAAAAAAGTATGATGATCAAGAAGAGAACGATTAGCAAGAACAACAAAGCAAAATGTCGGTTGTTTGGAGTTTCAAATGGTGATTACCTCATACAAATgccatttatttgaaattttatactCTAATTAAAACCTATACGATTATTTcatcaataattataatcGGGCAGTAAAACTGTTTTGAAAAGAATGGCAATGAGATGCGCAAGAAATTCCATGCTTAAttaagagaggagagagagagacgaaCCGGTTGCCTAAAGTCGTGTGCAACTTGAGAATAGTTTCGTCTTCCTGAGGAGTGATATTCCCTCTCTTCAAATCCGTTCTCAAGTAATTAATCCATCTCAACCTACAACTCTTTCCGCACCTCAACAGCCCTAAATTTTCACGCGCATATACTCGGATCAGTTCATATTCTCACATAGAACTAGAAGAAGCAATTTCAGATTAATTCATAATCTCAGATAGAACAAGAAGAAGCAGTTTCAGATCAATTAATTCACAGTCTCAGATGGAACGAGAAGAAGCAGTTTCAGATCAATTAATTCACAGTCTCAGATAGAACAACCAGAGGAATCGCAGCAGTTAATTGCACAAAAAATCAAACagcaaatcaaaatcaatctcACCAGCATTCTTCGGCAACGATTTCCATGAACCTTCTCCGTTCGCTTCGATATACTTCTTCAGTTTATCATCTTCCTCCGCCGTCCAACGGCCTCTTCTCAGCCCTTCCTTCGCACAGCACGGCGTTTTTCCCATCCTCTTAAACTAAACAAACACTGCCTCAAATAAGATCGACAAAACCTTCTCAAAACGCCTTACAGAgtctcttcatcttcctccacAAGCCGCATCAATGGaagatctctctctctctctctctaacttctctctctaacttCTCTCTCTGaaatctctatctctctctcactgTGAAATAGTGGAAATGCTCGTGAATGGAAGAGGCAGCAGTACGACTAAGCTTTAGCAATGAAATGGCTAAGCTATGAGTCTACGAACCTATTCTTTTATATAAAGCAATTTTAATTGGCACTGCcattgaaagtttagagaccCTAAAAATTCTCGAGGACAAATTTGCCCTTATAGTCtcatttaattcttttttttttttttctttttttctttttactttttaccccaataattattaactctaatatctattttaatcaatttaaatgGACCAAAAAGCTTTGAATTtccattgttttttatttttattatccaAGTCCAccggttgggttggattggattaaaTCGGACCAACTTGACATTTCGGgttggttgagttgaattgtccgatttttttattattatttaaaaaatactatttatcCACGatacatgttacattaatgacttaaaactcaaatatcaaacatttacgaGTTACAATGCATACTAACATCGGtcacaaatgtcaaatattcttaattttcataaaagtaTAGTAGGGTAAGGTTAGCTTGTAACCTTTTTTCGGGTTGATCGGACcacccaaccaaaaaaaatgtcaacatgCAATCAATAACTTTTGAAGCTCACTCCATCAATCAAAAAACACTTGAAAATCCTTAAAAAgaagtatataaaaaaaacaccctACTTACAAATATCCCGAGATAGGTATATCaatttaaaactagcttaacTAGTCAAGACGTATATCATTAAGCAAAAAGTTAGAGGTTCANGTTTAAGGGTATTgtattaaagatatttttgagataaaatataaaattcaatgttttttttttaatctaaccTATTTTCGTAATTAGGATAGGCCTTCTACCTCCATGCGACAATGCTCCGTCAAGCTTTCGCCCATTGCAAAAAATTCTCCACTGCTGCCTCCAGTAGGAGTCTAGGTCGTGTCTCAGTCCCAGTGTAGCTGATCATTCTCTCAGATCAATTACTGATCATCACGTTGGTA is part of the Cucurbita pepo subsp. pepo cultivar mu-cu-16 chromosome LG12, ASM280686v2, whole genome shotgun sequence genome and harbors:
- the LOC111807277 gene encoding uncharacterized protein LOC111807277; translated protein: MGVEKEGLKSGVGGFFQLFDWSAKSRKRLFSSKPDVQERSRQGNRSAGNSPLSQVHLIDLDECGKRKSIRGSSDYSCSSSVTEDEGYGVKAPGVVARLMGLDSLPSSHFSESYFAPSFDTQSLQEAHSHRGSFNYGHDRQIMFSGNLLDQVDDRAAALARKPSEPKPQKTLSRPIEKFQTEILPPKSAKSIPITHHKLLSPIKSPAFIPSKNAALIMEAAAKIIDSGPSATTKSKMSLIGSSSVPLKLQAPKEKIDIPQRLPSVRSSSVSLKVKELKERTEASHKSTRFLETSRKPTESNASRLLKGQSMNKSWDGSQDTSSFKVLPDVEHGSKNKGKSISLAIQAKVNVQRRENVNTDSHRNFTGQKQQTEVKSSQPFKTQTNTRKNLHVQSSACNASCNQPLKQNNQKQNCHVDRVKSKNSSSNTEGQKPLTGDSSFGRRRNVGRAVVGSRVGVRKSALETSDREKEDLNSNAKNLPRKKRSIDRDQRFDKKQATENMLNDKNQMSVHSNNIVDRSSSSLAQECRKNGTDVVSFTFTAPLTRKVPGSDTSGHIESKFKGSLGPDSLKSSSMECNIIGENTLSALLEQKLRELIDKVESPSLGSIVGGSESSCLSTSDYLSHSLDTLDTMSSELNERNQHSSSVHSKPAAQYNFDCASTDSLSQGLKHEFPLVDEIEECSSSNSIVSHTGQSLKVRHPSPVSILDHSFSSESCDSSDSNSREGNKLCSSVQGQDVLGIGFFKFNPVTADTELLDSASSITDEASASKFTASSTSKGTKRQIEWELEYITDILSNVELMFKDYVLGRSHEVINPYLFNILENRNKGSGQSCDELRLRRKALFDCVRECLDLRCRQYVGGGFKMWEKGVGVLGRKEQLAKEVVKEISDWRGMRDCMVDELVDKDMSCWYGRWMDFDVDAFTIGVEVETQILDSLVEEVLADIVLP
- the LOC111807278 gene encoding transcription factor MYB8-like encodes the protein MGKTPCCAKEGLRRGRWTAEEDDKLKKYIEANGEGSWKSLPKNAGLLRCGKSCRLRWINYLRTDLKRGNITPQEDETILKLHTTLGNRWSLIAGHLPGRTDNEIKNYWNSHLSKKLYSSPKKNSGIPKRTTSSRRGQQPSSIKLSILQKKNMKKAIPKEEGAQPNSIPEGPETSKPNQEEEEEEEEEEEEEQATTTTSRLDCDDEEKKLETHNSTMKDPKLEEENWDLGSCEFTADAEKRGNGFTIVESVEWCYSAWPSSMNSSFNNNEWLNWEWEDDGVLG